A DNA window from Geovibrio ferrireducens contains the following coding sequences:
- a CDS encoding TIGR00282 family metallophosphoesterase: MKVLHIGDIMGKAGRSLLRSAVPRLREELGLDIVIANVENAANGFGITEALYKDILSYGVDLMSTGNHVFDVKESENFIRNLENLVRPANYPDGTPGKGHITIEKNGERFTLFNLMGRVFMPLSDCPFRKFDSVYPEISRSFVLVDFHAEATSEKNAFGLYTDGRAGAVLGTHTHVQTNDDRVLPNGTLYITDVGMCGGLDSVIGMSAGAPIERFLGGVPRKYEVEKAGKMVFNALFFEYDSLGKIVRYSKISEISGE; the protein is encoded by the coding sequence ATGAAAGTACTTCATATAGGCGATATAATGGGCAAAGCAGGCAGAAGCCTGCTTCGCTCCGCCGTACCCCGCCTCCGAGAGGAACTCGGACTTGACATTGTAATAGCAAACGTTGAGAACGCCGCAAACGGCTTCGGTATCACTGAGGCTCTCTATAAAGACATCCTTTCATACGGCGTTGATCTCATGAGCACCGGAAACCATGTGTTCGATGTGAAGGAATCCGAAAATTTCATCAGAAATCTGGAAAATCTCGTCCGCCCTGCCAATTACCCGGATGGAACCCCCGGCAAAGGGCACATAACCATAGAAAAAAACGGCGAAAGATTCACCCTGTTCAATCTCATGGGGAGAGTCTTCATGCCCCTTTCCGACTGCCCTTTCAGGAAATTTGACTCAGTCTACCCTGAAATAAGCAGAAGCTTTGTCCTTGTGGACTTCCATGCGGAAGCCACCAGTGAGAAGAACGCCTTCGGGCTGTACACTGACGGCAGAGCCGGAGCTGTGCTCGGAACCCACACTCACGTACAGACAAACGATGACAGGGTACTGCCGAACGGCACTCTGTATATTACCGATGTGGGCATGTGCGGCGGGCTTGACTCAGTCATAGGGATGAGTGCGGGTGCGCCGATAGAGCGGTTTCTGGGCGGTGTGCCGAGGAAATATGAGGTTGAAAAAGCGGGTAAAATGGTGTTTAATGCCCTGTTTTTCGAGTATGATTCGCTCGGTAAAATTGTCCGTTATTCAAAAATATCAGAAATATCGGGGGAGTAA
- a CDS encoding AAA family ATPase, translated as MRILEALRPKGLEDIVGQDHLFKGDALFLKLVKSGNFDSLILIGPPGCGKTTAAELVGEYLAIPFFRLHASTSGSSDIKNIIESTKHYGREAIVFIDELHRFNKTQQDLLLKVIDGRHAKLIGASTENPYFNLTQPLRSRSFVFEFNPLGDRALDQLYEKAVSYIKESYGVEEVTADDEGLTKLKRVSLGDGRRFLNMLELSVIKGVFSGRSVTLGLQGIEDYVTGGSYDTDEHYDLLSAMIKSIRGSDPDAALLWGMKLMESGVAPETVFRRLLISASEDIGNAYPDALEFANASYQAFTNVGRPEGDIIFAQAVTYLASCPKSNRSYMALHKVKNYLQAHNPKVPDHLRSGGSGYVYPFDHGSFVKQDYAEETLNFYNPSEQGFEAKFAERLKRLWDGVKKYE; from the coding sequence ATGAGGATACTGGAAGCACTCCGCCCGAAAGGGCTTGAAGATATAGTAGGGCAGGATCATCTTTTTAAAGGGGATGCGCTCTTTTTAAAGCTGGTGAAGTCAGGCAACTTTGACTCGCTGATCCTGATTGGCCCGCCGGGCTGCGGCAAAACCACCGCGGCGGAACTGGTGGGAGAATACCTTGCTATACCCTTCTTCAGGCTGCATGCCTCCACTTCCGGTTCCTCGGACATAAAGAACATAATCGAATCCACGAAGCACTACGGCAGAGAGGCCATTGTCTTCATCGATGAGCTTCACAGGTTTAACAAAACCCAGCAGGATCTCCTGCTGAAAGTTATCGACGGAAGGCATGCGAAGCTTATAGGAGCCTCCACGGAGAACCCTTACTTCAACCTCACTCAGCCGCTCCGCTCAAGGAGTTTTGTGTTTGAGTTCAATCCTCTTGGGGACAGGGCTCTGGATCAGCTTTATGAAAAGGCTGTTTCCTACATAAAAGAAAGCTACGGGGTTGAAGAAGTGACAGCCGATGACGAAGGCCTGACAAAGCTTAAACGTGTCAGCCTCGGCGACGGCAGACGCTTTCTGAACATGCTGGAACTCTCCGTTATAAAGGGTGTTTTCAGCGGGCGGAGCGTCACACTGGGTCTTCAGGGCATTGAAGACTACGTCACAGGCGGAAGCTACGATACGGACGAGCATTACGACCTGCTTTCCGCCATGATAAAAAGCATAAGGGGCAGCGACCCCGATGCGGCTCTTCTCTGGGGCATGAAGCTTATGGAAAGCGGAGTGGCTCCGGAAACTGTTTTCAGAAGGCTGCTCATCTCCGCCAGTGAGGACATAGGCAACGCCTATCCCGATGCGCTGGAATTTGCGAATGCCTCTTATCAGGCGTTTACAAACGTGGGCAGACCCGAAGGGGACATTATCTTCGCTCAGGCGGTGACTTACCTTGCATCCTGCCCGAAGAGCAACAGGAGCTATATGGCTCTGCACAAAGTAAAAAATTACCTTCAGGCACACAACCCCAAAGTGCCTGACCATCTTAGAAGCGGGGGCAGCGGATATGTTTATCCGTTTGATCACGGAAGTTTTGTGAAGCAGGATTATGCGGAGGAAACGCTTAATTTTTACAATCCTTCCGAACAGGGATTTGAGGCAAAATTTGCTGAACGCCTTAAAAGGCTCTGGGACGGCGTAAAGAAATATGAATAA
- the rsxC gene encoding electron transport complex subunit RsxC has protein sequence MPFFGFRGGVHPDYNKGATSGKPIEVMPVKEGALYGVPLAQHIGAPAKALVAKNQEVKAGELIGQAAGFISANIHAPVSGKVVALQDLPHPVTGKTAGVIIEASGDQNEILPAEAAEKFQDAVLRAGIVGLGGATFPTNVKLSPPKKVDTLLLNGAECEPYLTCDHRLMLEKTEEIIKGADIIRKALNIENLIIGIEENKPDALAAFGKFVSAYKFELIPLEVKYPQGGEKQLIKACLNRTVPEGMLPLEVGVIVHNVGTCLAVFEAVANRKPLIERVVTVTGAVKEPKNLLVRIGTPVKDIIEYCGGFLGEPRKVVMGGPMMGFALSTLDVPMMKGTSGILVFRSEDLPDLRQCNCIRCGRCVDVCPMGLIPSVMDRFVIREMYESLADWHVMNCIECGCCSYDCPSRRNLAGGFKTSKREVMKVLKAREAQKNG, from the coding sequence ATGCCGTTTTTTGGATTCAGAGGAGGCGTTCACCCTGACTACAATAAGGGTGCGACGTCGGGCAAACCAATTGAGGTTATGCCCGTGAAAGAGGGTGCGCTGTACGGGGTTCCCCTCGCGCAGCACATAGGGGCTCCGGCAAAGGCGCTGGTGGCTAAAAATCAGGAAGTGAAGGCGGGAGAGCTGATAGGACAGGCCGCAGGCTTTATCAGTGCGAATATCCATGCTCCCGTTTCAGGAAAGGTTGTGGCTTTGCAGGATCTGCCTCATCCCGTCACAGGGAAGACGGCAGGGGTTATAATCGAGGCCTCAGGGGATCAGAATGAAATCCTCCCGGCGGAAGCTGCGGAGAAGTTTCAGGATGCCGTGCTGAGGGCAGGGATAGTCGGCCTCGGCGGGGCGACATTCCCCACAAACGTGAAGCTCAGCCCGCCCAAGAAGGTGGATACGCTGCTGCTTAACGGCGCTGAGTGCGAGCCTTACCTCACCTGTGACCACAGGCTTATGCTTGAGAAAACGGAAGAGATAATCAAAGGCGCGGACATAATCCGCAAAGCGCTCAATATCGAAAATCTTATCATAGGCATAGAAGAGAACAAGCCCGATGCGCTTGCCGCTTTCGGCAAGTTCGTTTCGGCATATAAGTTTGAGCTTATCCCCCTTGAGGTGAAATACCCGCAGGGCGGCGAGAAGCAGCTTATAAAAGCCTGTCTCAACAGGACAGTTCCCGAAGGCATGCTCCCCCTTGAGGTGGGTGTAATTGTACATAACGTGGGAACCTGTCTTGCCGTTTTTGAGGCGGTTGCAAACAGAAAACCCCTTATAGAGAGAGTGGTTACGGTAACCGGAGCCGTGAAGGAGCCCAAGAACCTCCTTGTGCGCATCGGTACACCCGTCAAGGATATTATAGAATACTGCGGCGGCTTTCTGGGCGAACCCCGCAAGGTGGTTATGGGCGGGCCTATGATGGGTTTTGCACTTTCCACCCTTGATGTACCCATGATGAAGGGAACAAGCGGCATTCTGGTTTTCCGCAGTGAAGACCTGCCGGATTTAAGACAGTGCAACTGCATACGCTGCGGCCGCTGTGTGGATGTCTGCCCCATGGGGCTCATTCCTTCCGTTATGGACAGGTTTGTCATCAGAGAGATGTATGAATCCCTTGCTGACTGGCATGTGATGAACTGCATCGAATGCGGCTGCTGTTCATACGACTGTCCGTCCAGACGCAACCTTGCGGGCGGATTCAAAACATCCAAGCGTGAGGTTATGAAGGTGCTTAAGGCACGGGAGGCACAGAAAAATGGCTGA
- a CDS encoding 5-formyltetrahydrofolate cyclo-ligase, with translation MNKAALRKLMKEKRCQLAVPFVEEASRSICLKFLAEYKSAKRVLLYSDINNEVKTENLALQLMNGGTEVYLPALKEGRLVTGPYDGGLQAGPYGVREPIVIDDRTDFDVVAVPGLAFDSGLYRLGYGGGYYDRLLPGLKLSVKAGLGYGFQIVGTVYREEHDFPLDALITENYIYRRSR, from the coding sequence ATGAATAAAGCCGCCCTCAGAAAGCTCATGAAGGAAAAACGCTGTCAGCTGGCTGTTCCCTTTGTGGAGGAGGCCTCGCGCAGCATATGCCTTAAATTTCTGGCCGAGTATAAATCGGCAAAGAGGGTACTTTTGTACTCCGATATAAATAACGAGGTGAAAACGGAAAATCTTGCGCTACAATTAATGAACGGAGGGACGGAAGTCTACCTGCCCGCATTAAAAGAAGGCAGGCTGGTTACCGGACCCTATGACGGAGGATTACAGGCGGGACCCTACGGAGTCAGGGAACCGATTGTGATAGATGACAGAACAGATTTTGACGTGGTTGCTGTGCCGGGACTTGCTTTTGACAGCGGGTTGTACAGGCTTGGCTACGGAGGCGGCTACTACGACAGACTACTGCCCGGACTGAAGCTTTCGGTCAAAGCCGGTCTGGGTTACGGATTTCAGATTGTCGGCACGGTTTACAGGGAAGAGCATGATTTCCCCTTGGATGCGCTGATAACTGAAAATTACATATACAGGAGGAGCAGATGA
- the rpiB gene encoding ribose 5-phosphate isomerase B yields the protein MCSRLSVFKKVAIASDHGGFELKEQLKNYILKYGVDVLDLGTDNEASVDYPDFGAKAGIAVADGEADGAIVICGSGIGISISANKIPGIRAALCWDTYTAKMSRMHNDSNVLALGGRIITFERAVDMVDLWLTTPFDGGRHQKRIDKLDALAAERWRKYLSEEK from the coding sequence ATGTGCAGCCGTCTTTCAGTCTTTAAGAAAGTAGCAATAGCCAGTGACCACGGCGGATTTGAACTTAAAGAACAGTTAAAAAATTACATATTAAAATACGGTGTGGATGTTCTAGATTTAGGAACAGATAACGAAGCCTCCGTTGACTACCCCGACTTCGGCGCAAAGGCCGGCATAGCCGTTGCGGACGGCGAAGCGGACGGAGCCATAGTGATATGCGGCTCCGGCATAGGCATTTCAATTTCAGCAAACAAAATACCCGGCATAAGGGCTGCCCTCTGCTGGGACACATACACGGCAAAAATGTCCAGAATGCACAATGACTCAAATGTTCTTGCCCTCGGCGGCAGAATAATCACCTTTGAACGTGCTGTGGACATGGTTGATTTATGGCTCACCACACCCTTTGACGGCGGAAGACACCAGAAGCGCATAGACAAGCTTGATGCTCTTGCTGCTGAAAGATGGCGGAAATATTTATCTGAGGAAAAATAA
- a CDS encoding EAL and HDOD domain-containing protein, with protein sequence MSDRIFVGRQPILDSNGNIYAYEILFRNAEKNIAEIDDNLSATSSVLLHLLQNFGIETLLGAKKGFINIDESVIDEDIIALLPADKTVLEILETTKVTDDLVDKIKDYGKQNYSFALDDFIFTASHAETFRPLFGDVSFIKVDIRSVSKMQIIKNMDSLKAMNVRLLAEKVETRDEFEFCKKLGFEYFQGYYFAKPLVVSAKKGIDPSMAGVISLINILRDDNSTMEFIAREMKNYPAINLNLLKFINSSAFFLKSDITSIKHAAALLGRNNLSKWLTLLLYASKGNMDPCENPLMQTAHERASTMEKIAEKSCRDLKEKAFLTGLLSLLDVILEAPFEAFIDQFNVSADIKEAVMGAENRLGKLLKLAVMLERNEIDESIPLLREFGLTLADAAEVRMESFVTKDKGLLG encoded by the coding sequence ATGAGCGACAGAATTTTTGTCGGAAGACAGCCGATACTTGACAGCAACGGAAACATATATGCTTATGAAATACTTTTCCGTAACGCAGAGAAAAATATAGCGGAGATAGACGACAATCTGTCCGCAACTTCATCCGTCCTGCTGCACCTTTTGCAGAACTTCGGCATAGAAACCCTTCTGGGAGCGAAGAAAGGCTTTATCAATATTGATGAATCGGTGATTGATGAAGACATAATAGCCCTTCTTCCCGCTGATAAAACTGTCCTTGAAATACTGGAAACCACAAAAGTTACCGATGATTTGGTTGATAAAATAAAAGATTACGGCAAACAGAACTACAGCTTCGCACTGGATGACTTCATATTTACCGCAAGCCATGCGGAAACCTTCCGCCCGCTCTTCGGGGATGTGAGCTTCATCAAGGTTGATATACGCTCTGTCTCCAAGATGCAGATAATAAAGAACATGGACTCGCTGAAAGCGATGAACGTCCGTCTTCTGGCAGAAAAGGTTGAAACAAGGGACGAGTTTGAGTTCTGCAAAAAACTGGGGTTTGAATACTTTCAGGGGTATTACTTTGCAAAACCCCTTGTTGTATCTGCAAAAAAAGGGATAGACCCTTCAATGGCAGGAGTGATAAGCCTGATCAACATACTGAGAGATGACAACAGCACGATGGAATTTATAGCGCGGGAGATGAAAAACTATCCGGCAATAAACCTCAACCTGCTTAAATTCATAAATTCATCCGCATTCTTCCTGAAATCTGACATAACTTCTATAAAACATGCGGCGGCGCTTCTCGGCAGAAATAATCTTTCAAAATGGCTTACCCTTCTGCTGTATGCCTCAAAAGGCAATATGGACCCCTGCGAAAACCCTTTGATGCAGACCGCCCATGAGCGTGCGTCCACCATGGAGAAAATAGCCGAAAAATCATGCCGCGATCTCAAAGAGAAGGCATTTCTGACCGGTCTGCTCTCTCTTCTGGATGTGATTCTGGAGGCTCCTTTTGAAGCGTTTATTGATCAGTTCAACGTAAGCGCGGATATAAAGGAGGCTGTTATGGGTGCGGAAAACAGGCTGGGCAAGCTTCTGAAACTGGCGGTAATGCTTGAACGGAACGAAATTGACGAATCAATACCGCTTCTCAGAGAGTTCGGACTGACCCTTGCCGATGCTGCAGAGGTGCGCATGGAAAGCTTCGTAACCAAAGATAAAGGGCTGCTGGGGTAA
- the zapB gene encoding cell division protein ZapB, with amino-acid sequence MELLEKLNILSSKIERLIDDRENLKNENEALRKRASELEAEMSALIEERKTVREKVESLLAKIG; translated from the coding sequence ATGGAATTACTTGAGAAACTGAATATTTTAAGCAGTAAGATAGAACGTCTCATAGATGACAGGGAAAACCTGAAAAACGAAAACGAAGCCCTGAGAAAGAGGGCTTCGGAACTGGAAGCGGAAATGTCCGCCCTTATTGAGGAAAGGAAAACGGTCAGGGAAAAAGTGGAGAGCCTTCTGGCTAAAATAGGGTAA
- a CDS encoding cell division protein ZapA has translation MSPESKEVHITVAGGHYSLRTEHEEVLKKAAGLLEDKFQESSGSSKIVNTHRAVVMAGLKVAVDSVELSELMAEAEAKVDKLSERLNEIDI, from the coding sequence ATGAGTCCTGAAAGCAAGGAAGTTCACATAACCGTCGCAGGCGGGCACTACTCCCTGAGAACTGAGCACGAAGAGGTGCTGAAAAAAGCAGCAGGGCTTCTGGAGGACAAGTTTCAGGAATCGAGCGGTTCCTCCAAGATAGTCAATACTCACCGTGCCGTTGTTATGGCAGGTTTAAAAGTCGCCGTTGACAGTGTTGAGCTTTCAGAGCTTATGGCCGAAGCCGAGGCCAAAGTGGACAAGCTCAGCGAACGGCTGAACGAGATAGATATATAA
- the nadA gene encoding quinolinate synthase NadA: MDYRKEIKRLAAEMDAVILAHNYQPAEIQEIADITGDSLGLSIQAAQTDKSTIVFCGVHFMAETAYMLSPQKTVLLPEINAGCPMADMITADKLREFKKQHPKAAVVCYVNTTADVKAESDICCTSANAVNVIRHVDADEIIFVPDRNLGHYVSRFTDKKMILWQGWCPIHNRTTELEVRQLKEKYPDALVVAHPENPPSVVELADHVCSTSGIYTYCRESSNKRFIIATEEGVRYLLEKQNPDKEFIFAYDGFICKNMKKTTLKSLYEALLYKQHVITVPEDIREKGVRCIQKMLDIPRNY; this comes from the coding sequence ATGGACTACAGAAAAGAGATCAAGCGCCTTGCCGCAGAAATGGACGCTGTTATTCTGGCTCACAACTATCAGCCTGCGGAAATTCAGGAAATTGCAGACATCACCGGGGACTCCCTCGGTTTAAGTATACAGGCGGCACAGACCGACAAAAGCACAATAGTTTTCTGCGGGGTTCACTTCATGGCTGAGACCGCGTACATGCTTTCACCACAGAAAACCGTTCTTCTGCCTGAGATAAATGCGGGCTGCCCCATGGCGGACATGATAACTGCGGATAAGCTCCGCGAGTTCAAGAAGCAGCACCCGAAAGCCGCCGTTGTCTGCTACGTGAACACAACTGCCGATGTTAAGGCAGAGAGCGACATCTGCTGTACATCCGCCAACGCGGTCAACGTGATCAGGCATGTGGACGCTGATGAGATAATCTTCGTGCCTGACCGTAACTTAGGTCACTATGTGTCACGCTTTACCGATAAAAAGATGATTCTCTGGCAGGGCTGGTGTCCCATACATAACAGAACAACCGAGCTTGAAGTCAGGCAGCTTAAGGAAAAATATCCCGATGCGCTTGTTGTGGCTCACCCTGAGAACCCGCCTTCTGTGGTGGAGCTTGCTGATCATGTCTGCTCCACATCGGGTATATACACATACTGCCGCGAGAGTTCCAACAAGCGTTTCATTATCGCCACGGAAGAGGGCGTGCGTTACCTGCTTGAAAAGCAGAACCCTGATAAGGAATTTATTTTCGCTTATGACGGGTTCATCTGTAAGAATATGAAGAAAACCACACTGAAAAGCCTTTACGAGGCACTGCTTTACAAACAGCATGTAATAACTGTGCCGGAGGATATAAGGGAGAAGGGTGTCCGCTGTATTCAGAAGATGCTTGATATACCCAGAAACTACTAA
- the mobA gene encoding molybdenum cofactor guanylyltransferase: MLLNVALLAGGQSRRFGSDKALALFRGKPLIEYISEKFVREGFNVSVISKDVTKYLNVLSGSVEHVEDIYEQQCPLAGLITALRHFRAPVFVISTDAPGVPADAAKAVLGSLSGYDAAVPDAFGKIHPLIAAYSPSCLDVFVNQFETGNYRLRDALSALNTRYLDDAFFSSIGFDGSIFSNINRREDMEILNNTVCGK, translated from the coding sequence ATGCTTTTGAACGTAGCTCTCCTTGCGGGGGGGCAGAGCAGGCGCTTCGGCTCCGATAAGGCTCTGGCTCTCTTCCGCGGAAAACCTCTTATTGAGTATATATCCGAAAAGTTTGTCCGTGAAGGGTTCAATGTTTCCGTCATCTCTAAAGACGTTACAAAGTACCTTAATGTTCTCAGCGGTTCTGTGGAGCATGTGGAGGATATTTACGAACAGCAGTGCCCGCTGGCGGGACTTATCACTGCTCTGCGTCATTTCAGGGCGCCGGTGTTTGTGATCTCCACCGATGCACCGGGTGTGCCTGCTGATGCGGCAAAGGCTGTTCTCGGTTCATTGAGCGGTTATGATGCCGCAGTGCCGGATGCCTTCGGAAAAATACACCCGCTCATCGCGGCTTACTCACCGAGCTGTCTGGATGTTTTTGTAAACCAGTTTGAAACAGGCAACTACCGCCTTAGGGATGCTCTCTCCGCGCTGAATACGCGTTATCTGGACGATGCTTTCTTTTCCTCCATAGGTTTTGACGGTTCCATATTCTCAAATATTAACCGCAGGGAGGATATGGAGATTCTCAACAACACCGTTTGCGGCAAATAG
- a CDS encoding deoxycytidylate deaminase — MRPNWDQYFIEITNIAKQRSTCLRRQVGALLVKDNHILATGYNGVPAGVTHCEAVGCLRQKLNVPSGQRHELCRGLHAEQNAILQAAYHGVPIKGATLYCNTKPCSICTKMIINAGIVRIVYELYYEDALADEILAETNIIVEQFNKG, encoded by the coding sequence TTGAGGCCTAACTGGGATCAGTACTTCATTGAAATCACGAATATAGCCAAACAGCGCTCCACTTGTCTGAGACGGCAGGTCGGAGCACTCCTTGTTAAAGATAACCATATACTTGCCACCGGATATAACGGAGTCCCTGCGGGGGTGACCCACTGCGAGGCTGTCGGGTGTCTGCGGCAGAAACTCAATGTGCCCTCCGGACAGAGGCATGAGCTTTGTAGAGGGCTCCATGCCGAACAGAACGCAATACTTCAGGCTGCTTACCACGGTGTGCCCATCAAGGGCGCCACTCTCTACTGCAACACCAAACCCTGCTCAATCTGCACCAAAATGATCATAAATGCCGGCATAGTACGCATAGTTTACGAACTCTATTACGAGGACGCTCTTGCGGACGAGATTCTGGCGGAAACCAATATAATAGTTGAACAATTTAATAAAGGGTAG
- the rny gene encoding ribonuclease Y, with protein sequence MSSLHALLALASLLVGMFAGLLYQKRKNDNENIRNSKTAEDILSRARKEADEIIKEGKLESKDYVYKGKQEVERESREKKKEIAALEKRLITKEESIDSKLDQLTKKEDALLKKYEEAEEKQKVLDRLREEAEEIRNRMIAEIEKIAAMTREEAKQMLIAELVEDAKIDAARELREIEEQTKMDAEKKAQSIIATAIQRCAPEYVGEISVSVVSLPSDEMKGRIIGREGRNIRTFESVTGVDIIVDDTPEAVILSSYDPFRREIAKMTLERLVTDGRIHPARIEELHDKCREELEKHVLEVGEQTLFDLGIHGVHKDISRLIGRLKYRTSYGQNVLGHSIEVAKICGTMAAELGLNEKIAKRAGLLHDIGKAIDYESEGSHTEIGLEVAKKYKEDWRVLNAIASHHGEEEFKCVESVLVQAADAMSASRPGARREVLESYLKRLENLETIASSFDGVSKCYAIQAGREVRIIVEPDKVTDERLVTLSKDISKKIEEELTYPGQIRVTVIREARSVGYAK encoded by the coding sequence ATGAGCAGTCTGCATGCGTTACTTGCCCTCGCGAGCCTTTTAGTAGGTATGTTCGCGGGACTTTTATATCAGAAAAGAAAGAATGATAATGAGAATATCAGAAACAGCAAAACAGCCGAAGATATTTTAAGCAGAGCAAGAAAGGAAGCCGATGAGATAATCAAGGAAGGCAAACTTGAGTCCAAGGATTATGTCTATAAAGGCAAGCAGGAAGTTGAAAGGGAATCAAGAGAAAAGAAAAAAGAGATAGCCGCCCTTGAAAAAAGGCTTATCACCAAAGAAGAATCCATCGACAGCAAGCTTGATCAGCTTACCAAGAAAGAGGATGCGCTCCTTAAAAAATACGAGGAAGCTGAAGAAAAACAGAAGGTTCTCGACAGGCTCCGTGAAGAAGCGGAAGAGATCCGCAACAGAATGATAGCCGAAATCGAAAAGATAGCCGCCATGACAAGGGAGGAAGCAAAGCAGATGCTTATCGCCGAACTTGTTGAGGATGCAAAAATAGATGCGGCGCGTGAGCTCAGGGAAATCGAAGAGCAGACCAAAATGGATGCCGAGAAAAAAGCCCAGAGCATTATCGCAACAGCCATCCAGAGATGCGCCCCCGAATATGTGGGTGAGATTTCCGTCTCTGTTGTCAGCCTTCCCAGCGATGAGATGAAAGGCAGAATCATAGGCCGTGAAGGAAGAAACATCCGCACATTTGAAAGTGTTACCGGAGTTGACATCATAGTGGATGACACTCCTGAAGCGGTTATTCTTTCATCTTATGATCCGTTCAGAAGAGAGATCGCCAAAATGACCCTTGAGAGGCTTGTGACCGACGGCCGCATTCATCCGGCGAGGATAGAGGAGCTTCACGACAAATGCCGTGAGGAGCTTGAGAAACATGTCCTTGAGGTCGGCGAGCAGACCCTCTTTGATCTGGGCATACACGGCGTTCACAAAGATATTTCAAGGCTTATCGGCAGGCTCAAATACAGAACCAGCTACGGTCAGAACGTTCTCGGACACTCCATAGAAGTCGCGAAAATCTGCGGAACAATGGCAGCCGAACTCGGACTGAACGAGAAAATAGCCAAACGTGCAGGCCTTCTCCACGACATAGGAAAAGCCATAGACTACGAAAGCGAAGGCTCACACACCGAAATCGGTCTGGAAGTCGCCAAGAAATACAAAGAGGACTGGCGAGTGCTTAACGCCATCGCCTCGCACCACGGTGAAGAGGAGTTCAAGTGCGTTGAATCTGTCCTTGTACAGGCCGCGGATGCCATGAGCGCATCCAGACCGGGTGCGAGGAGAGAGGTTCTTGAGTCATACCTTAAAAGGCTTGAAAACCTTGAGACAATCGCTTCCTCGTTTGACGGTGTCAGCAAATGCTATGCTATTCAGGCGGGAAGGGAAGTTCGCATAATAGTTGAGCCCGACAAAGTGACCGATGAAAGGCTCGTGACTCTTTCCAAAGACATATCAAAAAAGATAGAGGAAGAACTCACATACCCCGGACAGATCAGGGTTACTGTAATCAGAGAAGCCCGCTCTGTGGGATATGCTAAATAA